In Epilithonimonas zeae, a single window of DNA contains:
- a CDS encoding HIT family protein: protein MSTIFSKIISGEIPSYKIAEDDKHIAFLDAMPLVKGHTLVVPKKETDLIFDLDSDDYKELWAFTQDIAKQIKKAIPCKRVGVAVVGLEVPHAHIHLIPLNSMDELNFKNVRLVFTPEEYKEIQESITKA from the coding sequence ATGAGCACTATTTTTTCTAAAATCATCAGCGGAGAAATCCCAAGTTATAAAATAGCAGAAGACGACAAGCATATTGCTTTTCTAGATGCAATGCCTTTGGTAAAAGGTCATACTTTGGTTGTTCCGAAAAAAGAAACCGATCTTATTTTTGATTTAGATTCTGATGATTATAAAGAGCTTTGGGCTTTCACCCAGGATATTGCAAAACAAATCAAAAAAGCTATTCCTTGTAAAAGAGTAGGTGTGGCTGTTGTTGGGTTGGAAGTGCCTCACGCTCATATTCATTTGATACCACTTAACAGTATGGATGAGCTTAATTTTAAAAATGTCAGGCTGGTTTTTACGCCAGAAGAGTACAAAGAAATTCAGGAATCCATAACAAAAGCATAA
- the clpX gene encoding ATP-dependent Clp protease ATP-binding subunit ClpX — protein MNPNQCSFCGRKKDEVQILISGQNGFICENCIEQAHSIVKDSVNKTSESASMAESLEELKKPREIKAFLDEYVIGQDQAKKQLSIAVYNHYKRLLHAQDENREVEIEKSNIIMIGETGTGKTLLAKTIAKQLNVPFCIVDATILTEAGYVGEDVESILSRLLMVADYDVEKAEKGIVFIDEIDKIARKSDNPSITRDVSGEGVQQGLLKLLEGSIVNVPPQGGRKHPDQKYIQVNTQNILFIAGGAFDGMKEIIERRLNKQAIGFSAEKINKTEEDDYILSQINAIDLKSFGLIPELLGRFPIITYLDKLTKETLVRIMKEPKNSIINQFTELFKMDNVVLEFTDNAIEEIVEDTMNKGLGARGLRGTTEKVLEDYMFDIENNPSVKIESIL, from the coding sequence ATGAATCCAAATCAGTGTTCATTTTGTGGAAGAAAAAAGGATGAAGTTCAAATCCTGATTTCTGGACAGAATGGCTTTATATGCGAAAATTGTATTGAACAAGCACATTCTATCGTAAAGGATAGTGTAAATAAAACTTCAGAATCTGCTTCTATGGCAGAATCTCTGGAAGAACTTAAAAAACCTAGAGAAATAAAAGCTTTCCTTGACGAGTATGTGATCGGTCAGGATCAAGCTAAAAAACAATTGTCGATTGCAGTTTATAATCACTACAAAAGATTATTACATGCGCAAGACGAAAACCGCGAGGTTGAGATTGAGAAATCGAACATCATAATGATTGGCGAAACTGGAACAGGAAAAACACTGTTGGCAAAAACGATTGCAAAACAACTGAATGTTCCTTTCTGTATCGTAGATGCAACAATTCTTACAGAAGCAGGTTATGTTGGGGAAGATGTAGAAAGTATTCTTTCCAGATTGTTGATGGTTGCAGATTATGATGTAGAAAAAGCTGAAAAAGGAATCGTTTTTATTGATGAGATTGATAAAATTGCCAGAAAATCTGATAATCCGAGTATCACAAGAGATGTCTCTGGAGAAGGTGTTCAGCAAGGTTTATTGAAATTGTTGGAAGGAAGTATTGTCAATGTTCCGCCTCAAGGTGGTCGTAAACACCCGGATCAGAAATATATCCAGGTTAATACTCAGAATATTTTGTTTATTGCTGGTGGTGCTTTTGACGGAATGAAAGAGATTATCGAGAGAAGGTTGAATAAACAAGCCATTGGTTTTTCTGCGGAAAAAATCAATAAAACAGAAGAAGACGATTATATCCTAAGTCAGATCAATGCGATCGATTTGAAGAGTTTTGGATTGATACCTGAACTTTTGGGGAGATTTCCAATCATTACTTATCTGGATAAATTAACAAAAGAGACACTTGTAAGAATTATGAAAGAACCAAAAAATTCGATTATCAATCAGTTTACAGAGTTGTTCAAAATGGATAATGTTGTTCTTGAATTTACAGATAATGCGATTGAAGAAATTGTGGAAGATACTATGAATAAAGGACTTGGAGCAAGAGGGCTGAGAGGGACAACCGAAAAGGTTTTGGAGGATTATATGTTTGATATTGAAAATAATCCAAGCGTTAAAATTGAGTCAATATTATAA